From one Acidibrevibacterium fodinaquatile genomic stretch:
- the ccoG gene encoding cytochrome c oxidase accessory protein CcoG yields the protein MNVSHPKPEADVAPPTSLYANRVRVYPKAVDGPVRRVKWLVLVLCLGVYYAVPWLRWNRGPDAPHQAVLLDLWNERFYFFNVELWPQDIWFLTGILVLSAVSLFLVTSLFGRLWCGYSCPQTVWTDLFMLVERKIEGDRNERIRRDRGPLTFDKAWRKIAKHAAWLFIAFWTGGAWVMYYTDAPTFVHDFWTGHASTSGYVFTLLLTATTYLLAGWAREQVCTYMCPWPRFQSAMLDENTFVVTYEAWRGEPRGHGKRLAAAATAAAPLGDCVDCNACVHVCPTGIDIRDGLQLECIGCGLCIDACNHVMAKTGSTPWLITWDTVARQTAKKSGVNPSLGLLRPRTLIYLAVLAIGSIAILTGLMLRSTIGLTVAHDRAPLYALLEDGGVRDGYTLGFVNKTPRAADFELSVVGLPGAKLILSEISPKPETTATVPMPADQLRTLRVLVQAQPDHLVAGRESFDFVLRNRETGAKTTYHALFMGPVSHDR from the coding sequence ATGAACGTCTCCCACCCAAAGCCGGAAGCCGACGTCGCACCGCCCACCTCGCTTTATGCCAACCGCGTGCGGGTCTATCCGAAAGCGGTCGATGGGCCAGTGCGGCGCGTCAAATGGCTGGTGCTCGTGCTTTGCCTTGGCGTTTACTATGCCGTGCCCTGGCTGCGGTGGAATCGCGGGCCGGATGCACCGCATCAGGCGGTGCTCCTCGATTTATGGAACGAGCGATTTTATTTTTTCAATGTCGAGCTCTGGCCACAAGATATCTGGTTCCTCACCGGAATTCTGGTCTTGAGCGCGGTGTCGCTGTTTCTCGTCACCAGCCTCTTCGGGCGGCTCTGGTGTGGCTATAGTTGCCCGCAGACCGTGTGGACCGATCTTTTCATGCTGGTCGAGCGCAAGATCGAGGGCGATCGCAATGAGCGCATACGGCGCGATCGTGGCCCACTGACGTTCGACAAAGCGTGGCGTAAAATCGCAAAGCATGCGGCCTGGCTTTTCATCGCGTTTTGGACGGGTGGCGCCTGGGTGATGTATTACACCGATGCGCCGACCTTCGTGCATGATTTCTGGACCGGGCACGCCTCGACCAGCGGCTATGTCTTCACCCTTCTCTTGACCGCGACCACCTATCTTCTCGCCGGCTGGGCGCGCGAACAGGTGTGCACTTATATGTGTCCCTGGCCACGATTTCAGTCGGCGATGCTCGATGAAAATACCTTCGTCGTGACCTATGAAGCCTGGCGTGGCGAGCCGCGCGGGCATGGCAAGCGGCTGGCTGCGGCGGCAACAGCGGCGGCGCCACTCGGCGACTGCGTCGATTGCAATGCCTGTGTGCATGTCTGCCCGACCGGTATCGACATTCGTGACGGTTTGCAGCTTGAGTGCATCGGTTGTGGTCTTTGCATCGATGCCTGCAATCATGTCATGGCGAAAACGGGCAGCACACCATGGTTGATCACCTGGGACACGGTTGCCCGCCAGACAGCGAAAAAATCGGGGGTCAATCCGTCGCTCGGTCTTCTTCGCCCACGCACGCTGATCTATCTCGCGGTGCTCGCGATCGGCTCGATCGCCATCCTCACCGGATTGATGCTGCGTTCGACGATTGGGCTGACGGTTGCTCATGACCGCGCGCCGCTCTATGCGCTGCTCGAAGATGGCGGCGTGCGCGATGGCTATACGCTCGGCTTCGTCAACAAGACGCCGCGCGCCGCCGATTTCGAACTCTCGGTCGTCGGCTTGCCGGGTGCCAAGCTCATTCTCTCCGAGATCAGCCCGAAGCCCGAGACCACCGCAACCGTGCCGATGCCGGCTGATCAACTGCGCACGCTGCGTGTGCTCGTGCAAGCGCAGCCCGATCATCTCGTCGCTGGGCGGGAGAGTTTCGACTTCGTTTTGCGTAACCGCGAGACCGGCGCGAAAACCACCTACCACGCACTCTTCATGGGGCCAGTCAGTCATGACCGATGA
- a CDS encoding heavy metal translocating P-type ATPase, whose amino-acid sequence MTAISHPSPMREAEAVSAASHACSHCGLPLAEDDGADGPRFCCAGCAAAFSLIQGLGLGRYYEERCLDPAARPPRPEGEISADVSRFLRAREHGESEIELAIDGLQCGACVWLIESVLAREAGVVSGRVNMTTRRLRLRVRGGADVAAALVARIEALGYRLVPFDASCLAAADDRAGRALLRALAVAGFAAGNVMLLAFAQWAGLTEGMGPATRGLLAWISALIALPTIFYSGLPFFRSALGALRARRVTMDVPISLGLITVTALSLADMLTGRGHTYFESALMLLFFLLLGRVLDQRARGETRRAALHLLALRLHEVAVLGEGEMPQRRAPETLRPGELILVGSGERVGADGVVRRGESQLDTSVITGESAPLSAKPGTAVFAGMLNLGAPLVVAVTRAGDQTLLAESVRLIEAASEARGRYVALADRLARLYAPGVHGAALFSFALWWLGLGAPLAQSLTIASAVLIITCPCALALAVPVAQVVVTARLFQAGVLLKSPTALERLAEVDTVVFDKTGTLTGPSLAEESRADEGALRLAAGLAGASRHPLARVLAASAPGAALPAGDITEHPGEGLSLRSASGEIRLGSRAFAAAYAPESAGEGAEIWFARPDAPPQRFAFRETPREGAAALIAWLGQAGMRVLLASGDRAQPVGAIARTLAIAEAHAGLTPVAKSQLLRALGAAGRRVLMVGDGVNDGPALADAFVSASPASGTDLAQNLADIVFQGHSLLVMREVLQLARRARRVMRENLALAFGYNAVMVPLAIAGWVTPWLAAAAMSASSLVVMLNSLRLRR is encoded by the coding sequence ATGACGGCGATTTCCCATCCGTCACCCATGCGCGAGGCCGAAGCGGTCTCTGCCGCCTCTCATGCCTGTTCCCATTGCGGCCTTCCGCTCGCCGAGGATGATGGCGCCGACGGGCCGCGATTTTGCTGCGCCGGCTGCGCGGCCGCGTTTTCGCTCATCCAGGGGCTTGGTCTCGGCCGCTATTACGAAGAACGGTGCCTCGATCCCGCCGCCCGCCCGCCGCGCCCCGAGGGCGAGATCAGCGCCGATGTCAGCCGCTTTCTCCGCGCGCGCGAACATGGCGAGAGCGAGATCGAGCTTGCCATCGACGGGCTGCAATGCGGCGCGTGCGTGTGGCTGATCGAGAGCGTGCTCGCGCGCGAGGCGGGGGTGGTTTCGGGGCGGGTGAATATGACGACGCGGCGGCTGCGCCTGCGCGTGCGCGGCGGCGCCGACGTCGCGGCAGCATTGGTCGCGCGCATCGAGGCGCTCGGCTATCGTTTGGTGCCGTTCGACGCCTCCTGCCTTGCCGCCGCCGATGACCGCGCCGGGCGGGCGCTGCTCCGCGCACTCGCCGTTGCCGGATTTGCCGCCGGCAATGTCATGTTGCTCGCCTTTGCCCAATGGGCCGGGCTTACCGAGGGGATGGGCCCGGCGACGCGCGGCTTGCTCGCCTGGATTTCGGCACTGATCGCGCTGCCGACGATTTTTTATAGCGGGTTGCCGTTCTTCCGCTCGGCTTTGGGCGCGCTCCGCGCCCGTCGCGTCACTATGGATGTGCCGATCAGCCTTGGCCTCATCACCGTCACCGCGCTCAGCCTCGCCGATATGCTCACCGGACGCGGGCACACCTATTTCGAAAGCGCCTTGATGCTGCTGTTTTTCCTCCTCCTCGGGCGCGTTCTCGACCAGCGCGCGCGTGGCGAGACGCGGCGGGCGGCGCTGCATCTTTTAGCGCTGCGGCTGCATGAGGTCGCGGTGCTCGGCGAGGGGGAAATGCCGCAACGCCGCGCACCGGAGACGCTTCGGCCGGGGGAATTGATCCTCGTTGGCTCGGGCGAGCGGGTCGGTGCCGATGGCGTGGTGCGCCGCGGCGAGAGCCAACTCGATACCAGCGTCATCACCGGCGAAAGCGCGCCGCTTTCGGCCAAGCCCGGGACGGCGGTCTTCGCCGGCATGCTCAACCTCGGCGCGCCGCTCGTCGTCGCGGTGACGCGGGCCGGCGATCAGACGCTGCTTGCCGAGAGTGTGCGGCTGATCGAAGCCGCCTCGGAGGCGCGCGGCCGCTACGTCGCGCTCGCCGACCGGCTGGCGCGGCTTTATGCGCCCGGGGTGCATGGCGCGGCGCTGTTCAGCTTCGCCCTCTGGTGGCTCGGCCTTGGCGCGCCGCTTGCCCAAAGCCTGACCATCGCCAGCGCCGTGCTCATCATTACCTGCCCCTGCGCGCTCGCGCTCGCTGTGCCGGTTGCGCAAGTGGTCGTGACCGCGCGCTTGTTTCAGGCCGGTGTGCTGCTGAAATCGCCGACCGCGCTCGAGCGTCTCGCCGAGGTCGATACCGTGGTGTTCGACAAGACCGGCACTTTGACTGGCCCGAGCCTCGCCGAGGAGAGCCGCGCCGATGAGGGCGCTTTGCGGCTCGCAGCCGGCCTTGCGGGCGCGAGCCGGCATCCGCTGGCGCGCGTGCTCGCCGCCTCCGCCCCCGGGGCGGCCTTGCCGGCAGGGGACATCACCGAGCACCCGGGTGAGGGGCTCAGCCTTCGTTCCGCGAGCGGCGAAATCCGCCTCGGGAGCCGCGCCTTTGCCGCCGCCTATGCGCCCGAGTCAGCGGGCGAGGGCGCGGAAATCTGGTTCGCCCGCCCGGACGCGCCGCCGCAGCGCTTTGCTTTCCGCGAAACCCCGCGCGAGGGGGCGGCGGCGCTGATCGCCTGGCTCGGCCAGGCGGGGATGCGCGTCTTGCTCGCCTCGGGTGACCGCGCGCAGCCGGTTGGCGCGATCGCCCGCACCCTCGCGATCGCCGAGGCCCATGCCGGGCTTACCCCGGTCGCCAAGTCGCAGCTACTCCGCGCGCTCGGCGCCGCGGGGCGACGTGTGTTGATGGTTGGCGACGGGGTGAATGACGGGCCAGCGCTCGCCGACGCGTTTGTCTCCGCTTCGCCCGCGAGCGGCACCGATCTCGCGCAAAACCTCGCCGATATCGTGTTCCAGGGGCACTCGCTGTTGGTGATGCGCGAGGTTTTGCAGCTGGCGCGGCGCGCGCGACGCGTGATGCGTGAAAATCTCGCCCTCGCCTTCGGCTATAATGCGGTGATGGTGCCATTGGCGATCGCCGGCTGGGTTACACCGTGGCTGGCGGCGGCGGCGATGTCGGCTTCTTCGTTGGTGGTGATGCTGAACAGTTTGCGGTTGCGGCGCTGA
- the ccoS gene encoding cbb3-type cytochrome oxidase assembly protein CcoS translates to MTVLLYLIGISLTLGAGGLALFLWALWSGQYDDLEGAAARVLFDDAGAAPQRAPEQARRPEP, encoded by the coding sequence ATGACGGTGCTGCTCTATCTCATCGGGATCAGTCTCACCCTCGGCGCGGGCGGTCTCGCCCTGTTTTTGTGGGCGCTCTGGAGCGGCCAATATGATGATCTCGAGGGGGCTGCGGCGCGCGTCTTGTTCGACGACGCGGGGGCTGCGCCTCAGCGCGCGCCGGAGCAGGCGCGACGGCCCGAACCCTGA
- a CDS encoding ImuA family protein: MRPLSAIESLRARIETLEGRRPGRAVLPFGIAAIDAHLRGGGLARGAVHEIAGGGHAAIDAAAAALFAAGIAARAGGMVLWCLARPDLFAPALAEAGLGPDRVIYLEAGDDKTALACAEEGLRHGGLGAVVAEVARLSMTASRRLQIAAEGTGTLGLVLRRWRRQSEAVAFEPSAAETRWRVSVLASTPLPVPGVGRPRWLVALIRARAGETAEFELEACDDAGRLAVPAALADRPLAAAGGRRGAAG; encoded by the coding sequence GTGCGGCCGCTTTCCGCCATCGAGTCTCTGCGCGCGCGGATCGAGACGCTTGAGGGGCGCCGGCCTGGGCGGGCCGTGTTGCCGTTCGGGATCGCGGCGATCGATGCCCATTTGCGCGGCGGCGGCCTTGCGCGTGGGGCGGTGCATGAGATCGCCGGCGGCGGCCATGCGGCGATCGATGCTGCCGCTGCGGCCCTGTTTGCCGCCGGCATCGCCGCTCGCGCCGGCGGCATGGTGCTGTGGTGTCTCGCGCGGCCGGATCTGTTTGCGCCGGCGCTGGCCGAGGCCGGGCTCGGCCCCGATCGGGTGATTTATCTCGAAGCGGGTGACGACAAGACAGCGCTCGCCTGCGCCGAGGAGGGGCTGCGCCATGGCGGGCTTGGCGCTGTCGTCGCCGAAGTCGCACGGCTTTCGATGACCGCCTCGCGCCGGCTGCAGATCGCCGCCGAAGGCACCGGCACCCTCGGCCTCGTGCTGCGCCGCTGGCGGCGCCAGAGCGAGGCGGTGGCGTTCGAGCCGAGCGCCGCCGAGACACGTTGGCGGGTCTCCGTGCTGGCATCGACGCCGCTGCCGGTGCCGGGGGTTGGCCGGCCGCGCTGGCTGGTCGCGCTGATCCGCGCGCGGGCGGGAGAAACTGCCGAATTCGAGCTGGAGGCGTGCGATGACGCGGGTCGTCTCGCTGTTCCTGCCGCGCTGGCCGACCGACCGCTGGCGGCGGCGGGCGGGCGGCGCGGCGCCGCCGGGTGA
- a CDS encoding FixH family protein, translating into MTDDIWNRHAARDEARSPWRFYPIAIAGALFLVFLVNAGMVWSALATFPGAAKENGFDESNVYNSVMAAAAQQKALGWQVKTALQNGRLLITLHDRTGAALNGARIDAEAERPLGVKNTTALGFLPAGDGLYLANAALPLSGQWDLALHITQGQEQVRLTRRVLAP; encoded by the coding sequence ATGACCGATGATATCTGGAACCGGCACGCAGCACGCGACGAAGCGCGCTCGCCCTGGCGGTTTTACCCGATAGCGATCGCGGGTGCGCTGTTCCTCGTCTTTCTCGTCAATGCCGGCATGGTGTGGAGCGCGCTTGCAACCTTTCCGGGGGCCGCGAAGGAAAACGGTTTCGATGAGAGCAACGTCTATAACAGCGTTATGGCGGCGGCGGCCCAGCAGAAGGCGCTGGGCTGGCAAGTCAAAACCGCGCTGCAAAATGGGCGCCTCCTGATCACGCTCCATGATCGCACTGGCGCGGCGCTCAATGGCGCGCGCATCGACGCCGAGGCCGAGCGCCCGCTCGGGGTAAAAAACACGACGGCTCTCGGCTTTCTTCCTGCTGGCGACGGGCTCTATCTCGCCAATGCAGCCTTGCCTCTTTCTGGCCAATGGGATCTCGCTCTGCACATCACCCAAGGCCAGGAGCAAGTCCGCCTGACCCGGCGCGTGCTCGCGCCATAG